From a single Poseidonibacter antarcticus genomic region:
- a CDS encoding ABC transporter ATP-binding protein — protein sequence MDSSYVVFENVKKSYDNKKLVVKDFNLKVKKGEFLTMLGPSGSGKTTCLMMLAGFESITSGEISLNGVAINDIAPHKRNIGVVFQNYALFPHMTIAENLAYPLKIRKMDKELIKEKVNKSLALVELLDFEKRYPGQLSGGQKQRVALARVLIYEPEIILMDEPLGALDKQLREQMQYEIKKLHEELKLTIIYITHDQTEALTMSDRIVIFNDGIAQQIDAPMKLYEEPANSFVANFMGENNQFRGKVIGDDEEEEGIINIETKFGVIKALNVNNYKTGDSTLVSIRPEKILLSPDEKLGIKNNFKATIKDILYIGDHIRLVINIGAEKKDFVIRHTVSMDAHAYKKGDQIDIGWHRKDCRALDVSK from the coding sequence ATGGATTCTTCGTATGTTGTATTTGAAAATGTCAAAAAAAGTTATGATAATAAGAAACTTGTTGTAAAAGATTTTAATTTAAAAGTAAAAAAAGGTGAATTTCTAACAATGTTAGGACCATCAGGAAGTGGTAAAACAACTTGTTTAATGATGTTAGCAGGTTTTGAAAGTATAACGAGTGGAGAAATATCTTTAAATGGGGTTGCAATTAATGATATTGCTCCTCATAAAAGAAATATTGGAGTTGTTTTCCAAAACTATGCACTTTTCCCACATATGACAATTGCAGAAAATCTAGCATATCCTTTAAAAATTAGAAAAATGGATAAAGAACTAATAAAAGAAAAAGTAAATAAATCTTTGGCTTTAGTTGAATTACTAGATTTTGAAAAAAGATATCCAGGTCAATTATCAGGTGGACAAAAACAAAGAGTTGCTCTAGCTCGTGTTCTTATTTATGAACCAGAAATTATTTTGATGGATGAACCTTTAGGTGCTTTAGATAAGCAACTAAGAGAGCAAATGCAATATGAAATAAAAAAATTACATGAAGAATTAAAATTAACAATTATTTATATCACACATGACCAAACAGAAGCTCTTACAATGTCAGATAGAATTGTAATTTTTAATGATGGAATAGCACAACAAATAGATGCACCTATGAAACTATATGAAGAACCTGCAAATTCATTTGTAGCAAACTTTATGGGTGAAAATAATCAATTTAGAGGAAAAGTTATTGGAGATGACGAAGAAGAAGAGGGAATTATTAATATTGAAACTAAATTTGGAGTTATTAAAGCTTTAAATGTAAACAATTATAAAACAGGTGATAGTACATTAGTTTCAATTAGACCTGAAAAGATTCTTTTATCTCCTGATGAAAAATTAGGAATCAAAAACAATTTTAAAGCAACAATCAAAGATATTCTTTATATAGGTGACCATATTAGATTAGTAATCAATATTGGAGCTGAAAAAAAAGATTTTGTTATTAGACATACTGTATCAATGGATGCACACGCGTATAAAAAAGGTGATCAAATTGATATTGGATGGCATAGAAAAGATTGTAGAGCATTAGATGTTAGTAAATAA
- a CDS encoding ABC transporter substrate-binding protein — translation MKKIVLAASLVASLTVSSFAQETLTVISFGGDYGKAQKKHMIDPFVKQSGVKVFFDDYKGGSAELKAQVSTGQVKWDVIDMEYVDLEKACNENLLERIDPSFLPKGDDGVDAKDDFYPMAINECAIGNIFWATAFAYNEKFIGDVKPTTMNDLFDLKKFPGKRALKKRAQINLEWALIADGVAAKDVYDVLETDEGIKRAFAKLDTIKDSVIWFDSWSQAPQLLNDGSVILAQAANGRLTQFTVVWDGQAFDLDGWAIVKGTKNLELAKKFIASSTSSVPLSGMKDVNYGPTRKSGTKLLTAEEQNKLPTAHLEEGFKVDSGFWSDYGTELNEKFNAWLLKK, via the coding sequence ATGAAGAAAATAGTATTAGCAGCGTCATTAGTAGCATCATTAACAGTATCGAGTTTTGCCCAAGAGACTTTAACAGTAATTTCATTTGGTGGAGATTATGGAAAAGCACAGAAAAAACATATGATTGATCCTTTTGTTAAGCAATCAGGAGTAAAAGTTTTCTTTGATGATTACAAAGGTGGATCAGCAGAGTTAAAAGCACAAGTATCTACAGGTCAAGTTAAATGGGATGTAATTGATATGGAATATGTTGATTTAGAAAAAGCTTGTAATGAAAACTTATTAGAAAGAATTGATCCATCATTTTTACCAAAAGGTGACGATGGAGTTGATGCAAAAGATGACTTTTATCCAATGGCAATTAATGAATGTGCAATTGGTAATATTTTTTGGGCAACTGCATTTGCATACAATGAAAAATTCATAGGAGATGTTAAACCAACAACTATGAATGACTTATTTGATCTTAAGAAATTCCCAGGGAAAAGAGCATTAAAGAAAAGAGCTCAAATTAACTTAGAATGGGCATTAATAGCAGATGGAGTTGCAGCTAAAGATGTTTATGATGTTTTAGAAACAGATGAAGGTATTAAAAGAGCATTTGCAAAGCTTGACACTATTAAAGACTCAGTTATTTGGTTTGACTCATGGTCACAAGCACCTCAATTATTAAATGATGGTTCAGTAATTTTAGCACAAGCAGCAAATGGTAGATTAACACAGTTTACTGTTGTTTGGGATGGACAAGCATTTGATTTAGATGGTTGGGCAATTGTTAAAGGTACTAAAAATTTAGAATTAGCTAAAAAATTCATTGCATCATCTACTTCATCTGTTCCATTATCAGGAATGAAAGATGTAAATTATGGACCAACAAGAAAATCAGGAACTAAGTTATTAACAGCTGAAGAACAAAATAAATTACCAACAGCTCACTTAGAAGAAGGGTTCAAAGTTGATAGTGGTTTTTGGTCTGATTATGGTACTGAATTAAATGAAAAATTTAATGCTTGGTTATTAAAAAAATAA
- a CDS encoding ABC transporter permease encodes MQTYKYQNVFPKDETIKILLSELKVLAKERNSGVLSEELNRMVPGFGSVIKKTSRKIKKIDIENIESYKDFLLNISKRWENPKYWMTIKRANDGFTLSYVLSALDLEFNIEGKIVQKDESLRIYLPILLKTLYMAFLITLITMILAYPTSYYLASLPKSKANLLMIFVLLPFWTSILVRIVSWITLLQQKGVANDVMMYFNIINQPLDMMFNQFATIITMTHILLPFMVLPLYGSMRSVDQTYIRASSSLGANPFTTFFKVYFPLTVPGLSAGAILVFIISVGYYITPALVGGIDGQMISNMIEFHMRTSNNWELASAMGGILLIITITLYWVYDKLVGVNSLKLG; translated from the coding sequence ATGCAAACTTATAAATATCAAAATGTGTTTCCTAAAGATGAAACAATAAAAATCCTTTTGTCAGAACTTAAAGTTTTGGCAAAAGAAAGAAATAGTGGTGTTTTATCAGAAGAGTTAAATAGGATGGTACCTGGTTTTGGAAGTGTTATTAAAAAGACTTCAAGAAAAATTAAAAAGATTGATATTGAAAATATAGAATCTTATAAAGATTTTTTACTAAATATCAGTAAAAGATGGGAAAATCCAAAATATTGGATGACAATTAAAAGAGCTAATGATGGATTTACATTATCTTATGTTTTATCTGCACTAGATTTAGAATTTAATATTGAAGGGAAGATTGTTCAAAAAGATGAATCTTTAAGAATATACCTACCTATTTTATTAAAAACATTATATATGGCATTTTTAATTACTCTAATTACTATGATCTTGGCATATCCAACATCATACTACTTAGCAAGTCTTCCAAAAAGTAAAGCAAATCTATTAATGATTTTTGTTTTATTACCATTTTGGACATCAATTTTAGTAAGAATAGTTTCTTGGATAACTCTTTTACAACAAAAAGGTGTTGCAAATGATGTAATGATGTATTTTAATATTATAAATCAACCATTAGACATGATGTTTAATCAGTTTGCAACAATAATAACAATGACACATATTTTATTACCATTTATGGTTTTACCATTATATGGTTCTATGCGTTCTGTTGATCAAACATATATTAGAGCTTCATCATCACTTGGTGCTAATCCTTTTACTACATTTTTTAAGGTTTATTTTCCATTAACTGTCCCAGGATTAAGTGCTGGAGCAATTCTAGTATTTATTATTTCTGTTGGTTACTATATAACTCCTGCACTAGTTGGAGGAATTGATGGACAAATGATAAGTAATATGATTGAGTTTCATATGAGAACATCAAACAATTGGGAGTTAGCTTCTGCAATGGGTGGTATATTACTTATAATTACTATTACATTGTATTGGGTTTACGACAAATTAGTTGGTGTTAATAGTTTAAAATTAGGATAG
- a CDS encoding ABC transporter permease yields the protein MIEKIEKLFYKNFYRLIRTFSIGVFIFLILPILILVPLSFNSGAFFTFTPEMLSFDPDGFSLRWYKEFLNSPNWMMSVKNSFFIAIVSSFFAIVFGTVAAMGLNSEKMPFRSLIMIIFISPMIVPLIILAAGMYFFYSYTGLLSTYTGLIIAHAILGVPFVVINVLTSLNAYDKNLTKASYSLGANPVSTFFDITFPIIKPGIISGGLFAFITSFDEVVIIIFLASPEQRTIPKQMFSGLREQISPTILAASSLLLILSVILLVSIQYLQRRNEKLRGY from the coding sequence ATGATAGAAAAAATTGAAAAGCTGTTTTATAAAAATTTTTATAGATTAATTAGAACTTTCTCAATTGGAGTTTTTATATTCTTAATTCTTCCTATATTGATTTTAGTTCCTTTATCTTTTAATTCAGGTGCATTTTTTACATTTACACCTGAAATGCTAAGTTTTGATCCTGATGGATTCTCACTTAGATGGTATAAAGAATTTTTAAATAGTCCAAATTGGATGATGTCTGTTAAAAATTCATTTTTTATAGCAATTGTTAGTAGTTTTTTTGCAATTGTATTTGGTACGGTTGCAGCCATGGGATTAAATTCTGAAAAGATGCCTTTTAGAAGTTTAATAATGATTATTTTCATTTCGCCTATGATTGTACCTTTGATTATTTTAGCAGCTGGTATGTACTTCTTTTATTCTTATACAGGATTATTAAGTACATATACAGGGCTTATTATTGCACATGCAATTTTAGGTGTGCCTTTTGTTGTGATTAATGTATTAACATCATTAAATGCATATGATAAAAATTTGACTAAAGCTTCTTATAGTTTAGGAGCAAATCCAGTATCAACATTTTTTGATATTACATTTCCAATCATAAAACCAGGAATTATTTCAGGTGGATTATTTGCTTTTATTACTTCATTTGATGAAGTTGTAATTATAATATTTTTAGCAAGTCCAGAACAAAGAACTATTCCTAAGCAGATGTTCTCAGGACTAAGAGAACAAATTAGTCCAACGATTTTAGCGGCTTCTTCGTTACTGTTAATACTTTCGGTTATTCTTCTGGTCAGTATTCAATACTTACAAAGAAGAAACGAAAAACTTAGAGGTTATTGA
- a CDS encoding aminotransferase class III-fold pyridoxal phosphate-dependent enzyme — MINREVLWKPFTPNREFNKNPKIFVESDGMYYTTDKGQKVLDAVSGLWCCNLGNNYPTVVEAIKEQAGKMYYSPAFQIGNELELELAKQLVSITPEGLNHAFFTNSGSESVESALKMALAYQKAIGNSSKTMIIGREHSYHGVNFGGISVGGLVNNKRQYNNLLKVAHIPTILDIEKNAFSKGMPEHGLYKAEALLDTINLYGAENIAALIMEPMAGSAGVHIPPKGYLERISQICKDNDILLIFDEVITGFGRLGKAFASIKFGITPDIMTTAKGLTNGSVPMGAIVASDKVYDGIINNSKTPIEFFHGYTYSGHPIAAAAGIATIKAYKEEKLFERVALLADYFEEKLHTIKDAKNVIDIRNIGLVGAVQLAPKAGKAGVRGNDVFEECFKKGVLVRATGDTIALSPAYIVTKEQIDEIVNTLKDVINSID, encoded by the coding sequence ATGATAAATAGAGAAGTATTGTGGAAACCATTCACGCCAAATAGAGAGTTTAATAAAAATCCAAAAATATTCGTTGAATCAGATGGGATGTATTATACTACAGATAAAGGTCAGAAAGTTCTTGATGCAGTATCAGGACTTTGGTGTTGTAACTTAGGGAATAATTACCCTACAGTTGTTGAAGCTATAAAAGAACAAGCAGGTAAAATGTATTATTCACCTGCTTTTCAAATTGGTAATGAATTAGAACTAGAATTAGCAAAACAATTAGTTTCAATTACACCTGAAGGTTTAAATCATGCTTTTTTTACAAATTCAGGTTCTGAATCAGTAGAAAGTGCTTTAAAAATGGCATTAGCTTATCAAAAAGCTATTGGGAATTCATCTAAAACGATGATAATTGGACGAGAACATTCTTATCATGGTGTAAACTTTGGTGGTATTTCTGTTGGTGGTTTAGTTAATAATAAAAGACAATATAACAATTTACTAAAAGTAGCTCATATTCCTACTATTTTAGATATTGAAAAAAATGCTTTCTCAAAAGGTATGCCAGAACATGGTCTTTATAAAGCTGAAGCATTATTAGACACTATTAATTTATATGGTGCAGAAAACATTGCAGCACTTATTATGGAACCAATGGCAGGTTCAGCTGGAGTTCATATCCCACCAAAAGGTTATTTAGAAAGAATATCTCAAATTTGTAAAGATAATGATATTTTACTAATTTTTGATGAAGTAATCACAGGTTTTGGAAGATTAGGAAAAGCATTTGCATCTATTAAATTTGGAATAACTCCTGATATTATGACAACTGCAAAAGGTCTTACAAATGGTTCTGTTCCAATGGGTGCGATAGTTGCAAGTGACAAAGTTTATGATGGGATTATAAATAATAGTAAAACACCAATTGAGTTTTTCCATGGATATACATATTCAGGTCATCCAATTGCAGCAGCAGCAGGAATTGCGACTATTAAAGCTTACAAAGAAGAAAAACTATTTGAAAGAGTTGCACTTTTAGCTGATTATTTTGAAGAAAAATTACATACAATTAAAGATGCAAAGAATGTAATTGATATTAGAAATATTGGTCTAGTTGGAGCAGTTCAATTAGCTCCAAAAGCAGGAAAAGCTGGAGTAAGAGGAAATGATGTTTTTGAAGAATGTTTCAAAAAAGGAGTTCTTGTAAGAGCAACTGGTGATACTATTGCTTTATCTCCTGCATATATTGTTACAAAAGAACAAATTGATGAAATTGTTAATACATTAAAAGATGTAATTAATAGTATAGATTAG
- a CDS encoding SDR family NAD(P)-dependent oxidoreductase, giving the protein MLKRVLVTGGNKGIGLALVTRFLEADYDVVVVGRDFSQFPYKDNKKVTTIVYDLSNVEDLPLLAEQVGEIDTLINNAGYMQPKYSYDNYPKEAKEKILNVDLHTPVELMTIFSKDMKKRGYGRIVNAASIAGQIGHPDIWYGIAKAGLINATKIFAKLLGSQGIVVNCIAPSPVETDMQKDNSEERKEEFKKMVPSGRFADASEAAEVMFWLATACPEYVNGTTVDFNNGSYVR; this is encoded by the coding sequence ATGTTAAAAAGAGTATTAGTAACAGGTGGAAATAAAGGTATAGGATTAGCATTAGTAACAAGGTTTTTAGAGGCTGATTATGACGTAGTTGTAGTTGGAAGGGATTTTTCACAATTCCCATATAAAGACAATAAAAAAGTAACTACTATTGTATATGACTTATCAAACGTAGAAGATTTACCTCTTCTTGCTGAACAAGTTGGTGAAATTGATACACTAATAAATAATGCAGGATATATGCAGCCTAAATATTCTTATGATAATTATCCTAAAGAAGCAAAAGAAAAGATTCTGAATGTTGATCTTCATACTCCAGTTGAATTAATGACTATATTTTCAAAAGATATGAAAAAAAGAGGATATGGAAGAATCGTAAATGCTGCTTCAATAGCTGGTCAAATTGGACATCCTGATATTTGGTATGGAATTGCAAAAGCTGGTTTAATTAATGCAACAAAAATCTTTGCTAAGTTATTAGGAAGTCAAGGTATTGTAGTAAACTGTATAGCTCCAAGTCCAGTTGAAACTGATATGCAAAAAGATAATAGTGAAGAAAGAAAAGAAGAATTTAAAAAAATGGTACCATCAGGGAGATTTGCAGATGCAAGTGAAGCTGCTGAAGTTATGTTTTGGTTAGCAACTGCTTGTCCTGAATATGTAAATGGAACTACTGTAGACTTTAACAATGGTTCATATGTAAGATAG
- the nirD gene encoding nitrite reductase small subunit NirD: MSKWIKITQTENIPEMGSRVIQYGELEIAVFKTRDGSIFAINNQCPHKQGKLSEGLVHDHVVTCPMHNWDIDLKSGKALGNDNGCTNTYESKIEDDIFYINL, from the coding sequence ATGTCAAAATGGATTAAAATCACTCAAACTGAAAATATACCAGAAATGGGTTCAAGAGTAATACAATATGGTGAACTAGAAATTGCAGTATTCAAAACAAGAGATGGTTCAATTTTCGCAATAAATAATCAATGCCCTCACAAGCAAGGGAAACTAAGTGAAGGTTTAGTTCATGACCATGTGGTAACATGTCCAATGCATAACTGGGATATAGACCTAAAAAGTGGAAAAGCTTTAGGTAATGATAATGGATGTACTAATACTTATGAGAGTAAAATTGAGGATGATATTTTTTATATTAATCTTTAA
- the nirB gene encoding nitrite reductase large subunit NirB, producing the protein MKEKLIVIGNGMSGLRVLEDLFDIQKDKYDITIFGEEPHVNYNRIMLSYLLSGEKTFEETIINHQTWYDEHNITLHKGDKAIKIDKEAKKVLSQNGKELSYDKLLIATGSNSFIPKTIGSELENVIGFRTKLDSDTILKLISKDKTAVVVGGGLLGLEAAYGIAMHGIKTILVHRSGSIMSQQLDSTGGRLLQKNLESYGIEFKLNTTIEKIEGDTKVESVTFTDGQTVESNIVVFATGIIPNKSLAIESGLETKKGIVVNDYLQTSDENIFAIGECAEHNGNTYGLVAPLYEQAKFCAKKLAGKESDGYSGSTLSTRLKISGIDLFSAGDYLGDETTEELILLDEKAGIYKKLVIYQDKIIGIVLYGDTVDASWYLKLLKEHTDISDLRTKILFGKSALAGDSGHGGNDIKSMSDDEEICGCNGITKGAVVCGIKENDLKTLGEVKSCTKAGASCGSCLGIVEQILVDTLGDEYNNTVEGICDCCDVGHKDIKACINTNEFDNVYDVFKKLDWKTQDGCMKCRPAVNYYLLVKYNDDKYKNDKRSALVNDRVFANIQKDGTYSVVPRIWGGLTSPKELKDMADIAVKYDVPTVKFTGGQRLDMLGVKKEQLAPMWKDLNDAGFVSGQAYAKGLRTVKTCVGNQWCRFGTQDAMQTGIDIEKMTWGSWTPHKFKIAVSGCPRNCAEATIKDIGVIAVDSGWEISIAGNGGIKVRVTDFFTKVATNEELYHHIKAIMQFYREDAYYLERTAHWVERVGLEYVKDVLLKDKSGIDFYAARFDESQRTAQIDPWEQSRKDGFAKEFSPIVIAPENSESFEAKETV; encoded by the coding sequence ATGAAAGAGAAATTAATAGTAATTGGTAATGGTATGAGTGGTTTACGAGTTCTTGAAGACTTGTTTGATATACAAAAAGATAAGTATGATATCACAATCTTTGGGGAAGAACCTCATGTAAATTATAATCGAATAATGCTTTCTTACCTTTTATCAGGTGAAAAAACTTTTGAAGAAACAATTATCAATCATCAAACTTGGTACGATGAACACAATATCACTTTACATAAAGGTGATAAAGCAATTAAAATTGATAAAGAAGCTAAAAAAGTATTATCACAAAATGGAAAAGAACTTTCATACGACAAATTACTAATTGCAACTGGTTCTAACTCTTTTATTCCTAAAACAATTGGTAGTGAACTTGAAAATGTTATTGGTTTTAGAACAAAACTTGATAGTGATACTATTTTAAAACTAATCTCAAAAGACAAAACAGCAGTAGTTGTTGGTGGTGGACTTCTTGGACTTGAAGCAGCTTACGGTATTGCAATGCATGGAATTAAAACTATTTTAGTTCATAGAAGTGGCTCTATTATGAGTCAACAACTTGACTCTACAGGTGGTAGACTTCTTCAAAAAAATCTAGAATCTTACGGAATTGAATTTAAACTAAATACAACTATTGAAAAAATTGAAGGTGACACAAAAGTTGAAAGTGTAACTTTTACTGATGGGCAAACAGTTGAGTCAAATATTGTAGTATTTGCTACGGGAATTATTCCTAATAAATCTCTTGCAATTGAATCTGGACTTGAAACTAAAAAAGGTATTGTAGTAAACGATTACCTTCAAACATCAGATGAAAATATCTTTGCCATTGGTGAATGTGCTGAACATAATGGAAATACTTATGGTTTAGTAGCACCACTTTATGAACAAGCTAAATTTTGTGCTAAAAAACTAGCAGGAAAAGAAAGTGATGGTTATAGTGGTTCTACACTTTCTACTAGACTTAAAATTTCTGGTATTGATTTGTTTTCTGCTGGTGATTATTTAGGTGATGAAACGACTGAAGAGTTAATCTTACTTGATGAAAAAGCAGGTATTTATAAAAAGCTTGTAATTTATCAAGATAAAATTATTGGTATTGTTTTATATGGAGATACTGTTGATGCTTCTTGGTATTTAAAACTATTAAAAGAGCATACAGATATTAGTGATTTAAGAACAAAAATACTATTTGGTAAATCAGCACTAGCAGGTGATTCTGGTCATGGTGGAAATGATATAAAATCGATGAGCGATGATGAAGAGATATGTGGATGTAATGGTATTACAAAAGGTGCTGTTGTATGTGGTATCAAAGAAAATGACTTAAAAACTTTGGGTGAAGTAAAAAGCTGTACAAAAGCAGGAGCTTCATGTGGTTCTTGTCTTGGAATTGTTGAACAAATTTTAGTTGATACTTTAGGTGATGAATACAATAATACAGTAGAGGGAATTTGTGATTGTTGTGATGTTGGACATAAAGATATAAAAGCCTGTATAAATACAAATGAGTTTGATAATGTTTATGATGTTTTCAAAAAACTTGATTGGAAGACGCAAGATGGTTGTATGAAATGTCGTCCTGCTGTAAATTACTATTTACTTGTAAAATACAATGATGATAAATACAAAAATGATAAAAGATCAGCTCTAGTAAACGATAGGGTATTTGCAAATATTCAAAAAGATGGTACCTATTCAGTGGTACCTAGAATTTGGGGTGGATTAACAAGTCCAAAAGAGCTAAAAGATATGGCAGATATTGCTGTTAAATATGATGTTCCAACTGTAAAGTTTACAGGTGGTCAGCGACTTGATATGTTAGGTGTTAAAAAAGAACAATTAGCACCAATGTGGAAAGATTTAAATGATGCAGGTTTTGTATCAGGTCAAGCGTATGCAAAAGGTTTAAGAACTGTAAAAACTTGTGTAGGTAACCAGTGGTGTAGATTTGGAACACAAGATGCAATGCAAACAGGTATAGATATTGAGAAAATGACTTGGGGCTCATGGACTCCACATAAATTCAAGATTGCAGTATCAGGATGTCCAAGAAACTGTGCTGAAGCTACTATAAAAGATATTGGTGTGATTGCTGTTGATTCAGGATGGGAAATTAGTATTGCTGGAAATGGTGGAATCAAAGTTAGAGTAACAGACTTCTTTACAAAAGTTGCTACAAATGAAGAGTTATATCATCATATAAAAGCAATTATGCAATTTTATAGAGAAGATGCATATTATCTTGAGAGAACTGCTCATTGGGTTGAAAGAGTTGGTTTAGAATATGTTAAAGATGTATTATTAAAAGATAAATCAGGAATTGATTTTTATGCTGCAAGATTTGATGAGTCACAAAGAACAGCACAAATTGATCCATGGGAACAATCACGAAAAGATGGTTTTGCAAAAGAGTTTAGCCCAATCGTAATAGCACCAGAAAATTCAGAAAGCTTTGAAGCAAAGGAAACAGTATAA
- a CDS encoding response regulator transcription factor — translation MKVFLLEDDFSLNKIITNSLKSRGFFVDNCFDGYKAVEMVMQNSYDLFVLDLNVIGFDGHKILEIIRESNKDTPVIIISAQIDMENIRKSYALGCNDYIKKPFEFEELFLRIQYHIQKLNNTDKFLVQLDNSYSFDLLEQTLYHKQKIVDLSIKEKLLMSLLVQNINSITSIEMIHEYVWDSKEMEAVSMRSLIHKLKKKLKSGMIVNFRGEGYKLIKY, via the coding sequence ATGAAAGTTTTTTTACTAGAAGATGATTTTTCATTAAATAAAATAATTACAAATTCATTAAAAAGTAGAGGTTTTTTTGTTGATAATTGTTTCGATGGATATAAAGCTGTTGAAATGGTTATGCAAAATTCATATGATCTTTTTGTACTTGATTTAAATGTTATTGGTTTTGATGGTCATAAAATCTTAGAAATTATTCGAGAATCAAATAAGGATACACCTGTAATAATAATAAGTGCACAAATTGATATGGAAAATATTAGAAAGTCTTATGCTCTTGGATGTAATGATTACATAAAAAAACCTTTTGAATTTGAAGAATTGTTTTTACGAATACAGTACCATATACAAAAATTAAATAATACAGATAAATTTTTAGTTCAATTGGACAACTCTTATAGCTTTGATTTATTAGAACAAACTTTATATCATAAACAAAAAATAGTAGATTTAAGTATCAAAGAAAAACTTCTAATGTCCCTACTTGTTCAAAATATAAATAGTATAACTTCAATAGAAATGATTCACGAATATGTTTGGGATTCAAAAGAGATGGAAGCTGTTAGTATGAGAAGTTTAATTCATAAACTAAAGAAAAAGCTAAAAAGTGGAATGATTGTAAATTTTAGAGGTGAAGGATACAAATTAATTAAATATTAG
- a CDS encoding hybrid sensor histidine kinase/response regulator: MIKKYTILIIDDKVENLKYLNTILKEENYEIKATTNASFAIDSAINNPVDLILLDIKMPELNGFEVCKILKGHDNIKEIPIIFISALDDVNSKVEAFEHGGVDYITKPFEEKEIKARIKTQLELAQNKKTISDLYKQQDFFLKKIIHEMNTPLGIITLNINSLESKIGDKDEFEAIRASSKSLSSIYEDIYYLSKKEKRVLDVEKIDILRYLSKRVSFFHELASIKDIFLELHLEDNFYINMNKYELERIIDNTLSNAIKHSFKDTTVDVFIEKNRIKIQNYGHKIKSSDNIFKAFHQDDNEKGLGLGLNIIKEICEKYKIKIDLNINKRYTEFSYDFSQISIG, from the coding sequence ATGATTAAAAAATATACAATACTAATAATTGATGATAAAGTTGAGAATTTAAAATATTTAAATACTATTTTAAAAGAAGAAAACTATGAAATAAAAGCAACAACAAATGCAAGTTTTGCAATTGATTCTGCTATTAATAATCCTGTTGATTTAATTTTATTAGATATTAAAATGCCTGAACTTAATGGTTTTGAGGTTTGTAAAATATTAAAAGGACACGATAACATAAAAGAGATTCCAATTATCTTCATTAGTGCATTAGATGATGTAAATAGTAAGGTTGAAGCTTTTGAGCATGGCGGAGTTGATTATATTACAAAACCTTTTGAAGAAAAAGAGATAAAAGCTAGAATAAAAACACAACTAGAACTAGCACAAAATAAAAAAACTATAAGTGATTTATATAAGCAGCAAGACTTTTTCTTAAAAAAAATAATACATGAAATGAACACACCTTTAGGTATTATTACTTTAAATATAAATAGTTTAGAATCAAAGATCGGAGACAAAGATGAATTTGAAGCAATAAGAGCTTCTTCAAAATCTCTATCTTCTATATACGAAGATATCTATTATTTAAGTAAAAAAGAAAAAAGAGTTTTAGATGTAGAGAAAATTGATATACTACGTTATTTATCAAAAAGAGTTTCATTTTTTCATGAGTTAGCATCGATAAAAGATATTTTTTTAGAATTACATTTAGAAGATAATTTTTATATAAATATGAATAAATATGAACTTGAAAGAATAATTGATAACACATTATCAAATGCAATTAAACATTCATTTAAAGATACAACAGTTGATGTATTTATAGAAAAAAACAGAATAAAAATTCAAAACTATGGACATAAAATAAAATCAAGTGATAATATATTTAAAGCCTTTCATCAAGATGATAATGAAAAAGGTTTAGGATTGGGGCTAAATATCATAAAAGAAATATGTGAAAAATACAAAATAAAAATTGATTTAAATATAAATAAAAGATATACAGAATTTTCTTATGATTTTTCTCAAATATCAATAGGGTAA